Proteins found in one Pseudomonas sp. P8_241 genomic segment:
- a CDS encoding FecR family protein: MTEQTLSEAEYDAITDAAAHWCMRLHANDCTEQERLAFVQWRDAHPLHAFEYEAMLEIWDVAGELPRPDTVVPMLRVKPATPWRTLGIAAAVCALALPLAAYSGWHLGWVPNSYQHFEAIDNVRHVTLNDGSQVELNLGSELTFSNYKNQRQVTLDKGEAFFSVSHDTRHPFVVKAAEGRIRVTGTKFNVWMYEDQVKVNLVEGSVLVTGNDDLPGDGLRLGPSMQASYGRGDFTPRISQTYDSDTTLAWRQGKLVLDDLALNDALPLINRYLDKPLIVADNSTGSIHIGGIYNIKDINGLVKSLPRVLPVYLTRNQSGNLVVNSIPQKPSKS, translated from the coding sequence ATGACCGAACAAACGCTCTCGGAAGCCGAATACGACGCCATCACCGATGCCGCTGCGCATTGGTGCATGCGTTTGCACGCCAATGACTGCACCGAGCAAGAGCGCCTGGCGTTCGTGCAATGGCGTGATGCACATCCGCTGCATGCGTTCGAGTACGAGGCCATGCTGGAAATCTGGGACGTCGCGGGGGAGTTGCCTCGTCCGGACACCGTCGTGCCAATGCTTCGCGTCAAACCCGCCACCCCGTGGCGCACCCTGGGCATTGCTGCTGCGGTGTGCGCCCTGGCGTTGCCACTGGCGGCCTATAGCGGCTGGCATCTGGGTTGGGTTCCAAATTCGTACCAGCACTTTGAGGCGATCGACAATGTCCGTCATGTGACCTTGAACGATGGCAGTCAGGTCGAGCTGAACCTGGGCAGCGAGCTGACGTTCAGCAACTACAAGAATCAGCGGCAAGTCACGCTGGACAAAGGCGAGGCGTTCTTCAGCGTCAGCCATGACACCCGCCACCCCTTCGTGGTCAAGGCTGCCGAAGGTCGAATTCGGGTGACAGGCACAAAATTCAACGTCTGGATGTATGAAGACCAGGTGAAGGTCAACCTGGTCGAAGGTTCGGTGCTGGTCACCGGCAACGATGACCTGCCCGGTGACGGTCTGCGCCTGGGACCTTCGATGCAGGCGAGTTACGGCAGGGGTGACTTCACTCCCCGCATCAGCCAGACCTATGACAGCGACACAACGCTGGCCTGGCGACAGGGCAAACTGGTGCTCGATGACCTGGCTTTGAATGATGCGCTGCCACTAATCAATCGCTACCTGGACAAGCCATTGATCGTTGCCGATAACAGCACCGGTTCGATCCATATTGGCGGCATCTACAACATCAAGGACATCAATGGGCTGGTGAAATCCCTTCCACGGGTCTTGCCGGTCTATTTGACGCGTAACCAGAGCGGCAATCTGGTGGTGAATTCGATCCCGCAAAAACCTTCAAAAAGCTGA
- a CDS encoding dermonecrotic toxin domain-containing protein — MTDSFIPYFFDEAERASKAKQPGDREKALGFTTDDLNWLQAVYLPTDATRKANVKPMSVHQLLLDLPDSIKTPLAGAFAMSRPVEGDVVLYTPWKGLVKYADMDDLKTDLKTCLTQDTGKLELLRYLSVQRRHVVLAGDTPDISVEVVEGAVFEHQQTTLELNRTQNVEAMMAELRKTPTLQSMLDETLNIAFFSSFPKLDQRRTRLECTRPAVGTIETPSPTTSLSLSEALLQRYASSPWPADETRTFSNPKHGVSNNADNQTWESTLTDIAGGFTPRLQSQIETFWNTELRKGVSREAFFTECLRDAFHLNLLLKRQEGVLTTEEYLRLVKVSLASVADNPLRIEKVRISAPFKHYVDLASTLMIGESGTPGFLYTQTRGIEATTDLPALQKIVLLMLKSEGHEDNLLNYMSLDERRTFLDLESDKRTVTGVPIPRPVFEHLMADILAKQQENLTCALRAFLESEGKHDLHGLVGKALDVRGYIDDRLLAIDGDERWNAQAVHQWAAQPATVRAETAKAHLALLNTLTQALEHNLQSHPAIPAATLTVADAKKTVDASVKKLQSDFAHLLGLGLKSELELRMVDRTLSATEQAMIKAVLDNPVRLQRAALNNNIPDICSLALKANGSDTLLKLSSCFVLTERRDTDPTKSGKAILWTPALGYEPFPSLPALKTELDQRLLEHDKRTFLLENLSRSERSPTRSYTLAPLQQVNENFLDQVQRPFVQLDETSVTEALATTASTATRARLLHQIALRQPQTGLRRATDIAKALTTRQSLPAWLANASIEDQVLHAELLQQYLDCVKDDQDCLSDIPSLARTAHQELQKLLKADTFDLDPDKIELKFTAPQVSTQILTAFALSHFDDLDAARFTVASLDTTPIPGKVDATYVKDLIRKLNLGQRHQEVLKQYFAPTHTDAPARRKRFVSQVPWQLMHYAHTQKLRERLSGSGFDLIKQIMDMPDATARATVNDANAIIRPLEFAGIKKDQTIQIPGVYLIGTHGNDSGRQVLVAPYSPRHGLKEYEDQHALMSELKAPGMLRHWVLGRLPDSDRTLCKERFSLDSQEAAVSLASNPLKGNVLVQLFKDNAVLLGQLLGCQADTEAQSEWATVKHVLGEDLREMFSFCMGKLAYPITVWRSFRQIQASAEHLQNHHWTAAVSGLVSGLAQLASLRGSMVTKNAPSAAVSTLPTETPDTPFNWKDIAVTALERTQLKQHEASDVELHSMALDTALGLYKHAATQKTYGAVEGKVYPVEKKRTRWRIVGNKKPGPYLRQSVTRQWIIDPPPALPMAPSQGVLKRVETVMAVWEGMNVDANGMPQIRVRFPVKAREIEEGLNQATTYVWNAFRNLQLLKETGDAVTPVHQLIMDFADVPKVEPIHVTMVEKVIAEIFTALLDPTLRAPNSKRFAVGRVLADPENTFGFIVPSDPKRKIYLAEQFFRPVFDYYRNYMSDAAFPIRAHTRAATLIHELSHIVCNTEDIAYLDSGRPFHTLIETTSVRARALKDALSNLHKKGLSSQTPLPELFSRYNDDLQVWEDLGQTYYEETDRPLLQVLRLTGDKTLSDARVRFKRDPLVRLAVQLGNADSVTLLITQMGRQLHVSTP; from the coding sequence ATGACTGATTCATTCATACCGTATTTTTTCGACGAGGCTGAACGCGCCTCCAAGGCAAAACAACCCGGTGACCGGGAAAAAGCGCTGGGTTTCACAACAGATGATCTGAACTGGCTGCAGGCGGTTTATCTGCCTACCGATGCGACCCGAAAGGCCAATGTCAAACCCATGTCCGTCCACCAGTTGCTACTGGACTTGCCTGACTCGATCAAAACCCCGCTAGCCGGTGCCTTTGCGATGAGCCGGCCCGTCGAGGGTGACGTTGTGCTCTACACACCCTGGAAAGGCCTGGTCAAATACGCCGACATGGATGACCTCAAGACCGACCTCAAAACCTGCTTGACGCAGGACACCGGCAAACTCGAACTGCTTCGTTACCTGTCGGTTCAACGGCGCCATGTCGTGCTCGCAGGCGATACGCCAGACATCTCCGTCGAAGTCGTTGAAGGTGCGGTCTTCGAGCACCAGCAAACCACCCTCGAACTCAATCGCACGCAAAATGTCGAGGCGATGATGGCCGAACTGCGCAAGACGCCTACGTTGCAATCGATGCTGGATGAGACGCTCAACATTGCATTCTTCAGTTCATTCCCAAAACTGGATCAACGCCGCACCCGCCTGGAATGTACTCGCCCTGCTGTCGGTACAATCGAAACTCCCTCCCCAACCACGTCACTGTCCTTGAGCGAAGCCTTGTTGCAGCGCTACGCGAGTAGCCCCTGGCCGGCCGACGAAACAAGGACCTTTTCCAACCCTAAACATGGCGTCAGCAACAATGCCGACAATCAGACCTGGGAAAGCACCCTGACCGATATTGCCGGAGGATTTACACCTCGCCTGCAAAGCCAGATCGAAACGTTCTGGAACACCGAGCTCCGCAAAGGTGTGTCGCGCGAGGCATTTTTTACCGAGTGCTTGCGCGACGCCTTTCACCTAAATCTGTTGCTCAAGCGCCAGGAAGGGGTTTTGACAACCGAGGAATATCTACGCCTGGTCAAGGTCAGTCTCGCCTCTGTTGCGGACAACCCGCTTCGCATCGAAAAAGTCCGCATATCCGCGCCGTTCAAACACTATGTCGACCTGGCCTCGACACTGATGATCGGCGAAAGCGGTACACCCGGTTTTCTGTATACCCAAACCAGGGGGATCGAAGCGACGACCGACTTGCCTGCACTGCAGAAAATCGTGCTGCTGATGCTGAAAAGCGAAGGCCACGAAGACAATTTGTTGAATTACATGTCACTGGATGAACGCCGTACTTTTCTCGACCTGGAGTCAGACAAGCGTACCGTTACCGGCGTACCGATCCCTCGTCCCGTATTTGAGCATTTGATGGCGGACATTCTGGCCAAGCAGCAGGAGAACCTCACGTGTGCATTGAGAGCCTTCCTTGAAAGCGAAGGCAAGCATGACCTTCATGGGTTGGTGGGCAAGGCACTGGATGTGCGTGGCTACATTGATGATCGATTGCTGGCCATCGATGGCGACGAGCGCTGGAATGCCCAGGCAGTGCACCAATGGGCCGCACAGCCGGCCACCGTGCGTGCCGAAACAGCCAAAGCCCACCTGGCCTTGCTTAACACGCTCACGCAGGCTCTGGAGCACAATCTGCAGAGCCACCCTGCGATCCCCGCCGCCACGCTGACCGTGGCGGACGCAAAAAAGACGGTGGACGCGTCCGTGAAAAAACTGCAATCGGACTTTGCGCACCTGCTTGGCCTGGGGTTGAAAAGCGAACTGGAACTTCGAATGGTCGACCGCACGCTGAGCGCGACGGAACAGGCCATGATCAAAGCAGTGCTCGACAACCCGGTGCGCCTGCAAAGGGCCGCGCTCAATAACAATATTCCCGATATTTGCTCCCTGGCGCTCAAGGCGAACGGTTCCGACACGTTGTTGAAATTGTCCAGTTGCTTCGTGCTGACTGAACGACGCGATACGGACCCGACGAAATCGGGTAAGGCGATTTTGTGGACTCCGGCGTTGGGGTATGAGCCCTTCCCTTCATTGCCGGCGTTAAAGACAGAACTGGATCAGCGCCTGCTGGAGCACGATAAACGCACGTTTCTGCTTGAGAATCTAAGTCGAAGCGAACGGTCACCCACGCGAAGTTACACGCTGGCACCACTGCAGCAAGTGAACGAAAACTTTCTGGACCAAGTGCAAAGGCCTTTTGTCCAACTGGACGAAACGAGCGTCACAGAGGCACTTGCCACGACGGCGTCCACCGCAACGCGCGCCCGTCTTTTACACCAGATAGCCTTGCGCCAGCCTCAGACCGGGTTACGCCGGGCAACCGACATCGCCAAGGCTCTGACCACCCGACAAAGCCTTCCGGCATGGCTCGCCAACGCGTCCATTGAAGATCAGGTCCTGCATGCGGAATTGCTTCAACAGTACCTCGACTGCGTCAAAGATGATCAGGATTGCCTGAGTGACATTCCCTCGCTGGCGCGCACGGCGCACCAGGAGCTTCAGAAACTGCTCAAGGCGGACACGTTTGATCTTGATCCGGACAAGATCGAGTTGAAATTCACCGCGCCCCAAGTGTCGACACAAATTCTTACGGCGTTTGCACTCAGTCATTTCGATGATCTGGATGCCGCCCGATTCACCGTCGCATCGCTCGACACCACCCCGATCCCTGGCAAAGTCGACGCAACCTATGTCAAAGACCTGATACGAAAACTGAACCTTGGCCAACGCCATCAAGAAGTACTGAAGCAGTATTTTGCGCCGACCCATACTGACGCCCCGGCGCGCAGAAAGCGTTTTGTATCGCAGGTACCCTGGCAACTGATGCACTACGCCCACACGCAAAAGTTGCGTGAGCGCCTGAGCGGAAGCGGCTTCGACCTGATCAAGCAAATCATGGACATGCCCGACGCCACTGCACGGGCAACTGTGAACGATGCAAACGCGATCATCCGGCCACTCGAATTTGCCGGCATCAAGAAAGACCAGACAATCCAGATACCCGGTGTCTATCTGATCGGGACCCACGGCAACGATTCCGGCAGACAGGTTCTGGTGGCGCCTTACAGCCCCAGGCACGGCCTCAAGGAGTATGAAGATCAACACGCCTTGATGTCCGAACTAAAGGCCCCGGGCATGCTGCGCCACTGGGTTCTCGGTCGATTGCCGGATTCCGACCGGACACTCTGCAAAGAGCGGTTTTCACTCGACAGTCAGGAAGCTGCGGTCAGTCTTGCTTCCAATCCGCTGAAGGGAAACGTACTGGTGCAGTTGTTCAAGGATAATGCTGTGCTGCTCGGCCAACTCTTGGGTTGCCAGGCCGACACTGAAGCCCAAAGTGAATGGGCAACCGTCAAACACGTGTTGGGCGAAGACTTGCGAGAAATGTTTTCGTTCTGCATGGGCAAACTGGCGTATCCAATTACGGTGTGGCGCAGTTTTCGTCAAATCCAGGCGTCTGCCGAACACTTGCAAAACCATCACTGGACAGCCGCGGTCTCCGGATTGGTCAGCGGCCTGGCGCAACTCGCCTCACTGCGTGGCTCGATGGTCACGAAGAACGCCCCTTCTGCTGCCGTCAGTACGCTGCCGACAGAAACACCCGACACTCCATTCAACTGGAAAGACATTGCGGTCACGGCACTTGAGCGCACGCAATTGAAGCAACACGAAGCCAGCGACGTAGAGCTGCATTCAATGGCATTGGACACGGCACTCGGGCTCTATAAGCACGCCGCAACCCAAAAGACCTATGGTGCCGTTGAAGGCAAGGTGTATCCGGTCGAAAAGAAACGAACGCGCTGGCGCATCGTCGGTAACAAAAAACCGGGGCCCTATTTGCGTCAGAGTGTTACCCGGCAATGGATCATCGACCCGCCACCCGCATTACCAATGGCCCCAAGCCAGGGCGTGCTCAAACGGGTGGAAACTGTAATGGCCGTCTGGGAAGGCATGAATGTCGACGCAAACGGTATGCCGCAGATCCGTGTGCGATTCCCGGTCAAGGCACGGGAGATAGAAGAAGGCCTGAACCAGGCGACCACCTATGTCTGGAATGCCTTTCGCAACCTGCAGTTGCTCAAAGAAACCGGTGATGCAGTCACACCGGTCCATCAACTCATCATGGACTTCGCCGACGTGCCGAAAGTGGAGCCCATCCACGTAACCATGGTGGAAAAGGTCATTGCAGAGATTTTTACTGCCTTGCTGGACCCGACACTAAGAGCACCGAACAGCAAACGTTTTGCGGTTGGACGCGTCCTCGCGGACCCGGAAAACACATTCGGTTTCATCGTTCCGTCCGACCCCAAACGAAAAATCTATCTGGCGGAGCAGTTCTTCCGGCCTGTCTTCGATTACTACCGCAACTACATGTCGGATGCAGCCTTTCCGATCCGGGCTCACACCCGCGCCGCCACGTTGATTCATGAGCTCTCGCACATCGTATGCAACACCGAGGACATCGCCTATCTCGACTCCGGCAGACCGTTTCACACGCTGATTGAAACAACGAGCGTGCGGGCCAGGGCGCTGAAGGACGCACTCAGCAATCTGCACAAAAAGGGATTGTCGAGCCAGACACCTTTGCCCGAGCTGTTCTCTCGTTACAACGACGATCTGCAAGTCTGGGAGGACCTGGGGCAAACATACTATGAAGAAACCGACCGTCCCCTTTTGCAGGTTTTGCGACTGACCGGTGACAAAACCCTCAGTGACGCACGCGTACGCTTCAAAAGAGACCCATTGGTCAGACTGGCTGTACAACTGGGCAATGCTGACAGCGTGACGTTACTGATCACCCAAATGGGACGCCAACTGCATGTCAGCACCCCTTGA
- a CDS encoding Ldh family oxidoreductase, with protein sequence MTASPEMAVSSAEQTLDFDSLVLLLEHIFVRHGTSAEVARTLALNCAGAERDGAHSHGVFRIPGYVSTLQSGWVNGQAVPVIEDVASGFVRVDAGNGFAQPALAAARPLLVEKVRSAGIAVLAIRNSHHFAALWPDVEPFADEGLVALSVVNSMTCVVPHGADRPLFGTNPIAFAAPRADGAPIVFDLATSAIAHGDVQIAARKGERLPEGMGVDSLGQPTTDPKAILEGGALLPFGGHKGSALSMMVELLAAALTGGNFSFEFDWKNHPGAKTPWTGQLLIVIDPSKAAGQGFAERSKELVRQMHGVGLKRLPGDRRHQQRAKSKAGGITLDAQTMANLRELGGI encoded by the coding sequence ATGACCGCATCGCCTGAAATGGCAGTCAGTTCGGCCGAACAAACGCTCGATTTCGACTCGCTCGTTCTACTGCTCGAACACATTTTTGTCCGCCATGGCACGTCTGCCGAGGTCGCCCGAACCCTGGCGCTCAATTGCGCCGGCGCCGAGCGCGATGGTGCACACAGCCATGGCGTGTTCCGGATTCCGGGTTATGTGTCGACGCTGCAAAGCGGCTGGGTCAATGGCCAGGCTGTTCCGGTGATTGAAGATGTTGCGTCTGGTTTTGTCCGTGTCGATGCCGGCAATGGTTTTGCACAACCCGCGCTGGCGGCAGCGCGTCCCTTGCTGGTTGAAAAGGTTCGCAGCGCCGGGATCGCGGTGTTGGCAATCCGCAATTCGCACCATTTCGCCGCATTGTGGCCGGACGTCGAGCCTTTCGCGGACGAGGGACTGGTGGCATTGAGTGTGGTCAACAGCATGACCTGCGTGGTCCCCCATGGTGCCGATCGACCGTTGTTCGGCACCAACCCGATTGCCTTCGCCGCCCCACGGGCCGACGGTGCACCGATTGTCTTTGATCTCGCCACCAGCGCCATTGCCCATGGCGATGTCCAGATTGCCGCGCGCAAGGGCGAACGCTTGCCGGAGGGCATGGGTGTGGACAGCCTCGGTCAACCGACCACCGACCCTAAAGCGATTCTTGAAGGGGGTGCATTGCTGCCGTTCGGCGGTCACAAGGGCTCGGCGTTGTCGATGATGGTCGAACTGTTGGCGGCGGCGCTGACCGGGGGCAATTTTTCCTTCGAGTTCGATTGGAAAAACCACCCGGGCGCTAAAACGCCGTGGACCGGCCAGCTACTGATCGTGATTGACCCGAGCAAGGCTGCCGGACAAGGTTTTGCCGAGCGCAGCAAGGAGCTGGTGCGACAAATGCACGGAGTCGGTTTGAAGCGGCTGCCGGGGGATCGACGTCATCAGCAGCGTGCCAAGTCCAAGGCTGGAGGCATTACGCTGGATGCGCAAACAATGGCGAATCTGCGGGAGTTGGGCGGAATCTGA
- a CDS encoding DUF883 family protein has product MARKTATQVADEQIKDQAFSELSTLIEESEKLLKSSASLVGEEAETLREQISLKLQQARDSVSSVRDRTLPAVEATQTYIGGHPWQTVAISAGFGLVVGLLLGRR; this is encoded by the coding sequence ATGGCCCGGAAAACCGCCACGCAAGTCGCTGATGAACAAATCAAGGATCAGGCCTTCAGCGAACTGTCGACGCTGATAGAAGAATCGGAAAAACTGCTCAAGAGCAGTGCATCTCTGGTTGGAGAGGAAGCGGAGACCCTGCGCGAGCAAATCTCCTTGAAACTCCAGCAGGCCAGGGATTCAGTCAGCAGCGTCCGCGACCGGACATTGCCTGCGGTCGAAGCCACGCAAACCTACATTGGCGGACATCCATGGCAAACCGTTGCGATTTCCGCCGGATTTGGCCTGGTGGTTGGCTTACTGCTCGGCCGTCGCTAA
- a CDS encoding LysR family transcriptional regulator: protein MSHMNITDIDLNLLKVFEALHEESSASRAALRLGVTQSAVSAALRRLREVYGDQLFVRTGRGLAPSLKANQLKPVVSEALNKCRQSLAMVDPAATVYDGRSVIVGLSDDFEIAYGRRLIEEIARRAPKLRLIFRQTHSQIVGQALMERGIDLAITAGGFAERLLSRQVLGEGGYLCLADPASLAEGQQHISLEEFVAREHILVSSGGFIGITDEGLAALGLSRRVCASTTHFAALPHLLKGSHAVATIPAHAARSIATITGLALLPCPLALPRYPIELGWRTSTQLDPVVVKVREAIISIF, encoded by the coding sequence ATGAGCCACATGAATATCACCGACATCGACCTCAACCTGCTCAAAGTCTTCGAAGCCCTGCACGAAGAATCCAGCGCCAGCCGTGCGGCCCTGCGCCTTGGCGTGACGCAGTCGGCGGTCAGCGCAGCCCTGCGCCGGTTGCGCGAGGTGTATGGCGATCAACTGTTCGTGCGTACGGGCCGAGGGCTCGCGCCATCGCTCAAGGCCAATCAGCTGAAACCGGTGGTCAGCGAAGCCTTGAACAAATGCCGCCAGAGCCTGGCGATGGTTGATCCGGCCGCGACTGTGTACGACGGACGCTCGGTCATCGTAGGCCTATCGGATGATTTCGAAATTGCCTACGGGCGACGCTTGATCGAAGAAATCGCTCGGCGGGCACCGAAACTGCGCCTGATTTTTCGCCAGACCCACAGCCAGATCGTCGGCCAGGCATTGATGGAGCGCGGCATCGACCTGGCGATTACCGCTGGCGGATTCGCCGAGCGACTGCTCAGCCGGCAAGTATTGGGCGAAGGCGGTTACTTGTGCCTGGCGGACCCTGCGAGTCTGGCCGAGGGGCAGCAACACATCAGCCTCGAGGAGTTTGTCGCCCGCGAACACATTCTGGTGTCGTCCGGCGGATTTATCGGCATCACTGATGAAGGGCTCGCGGCGCTGGGGTTGAGCCGACGGGTGTGTGCCTCGACCACGCATTTCGCGGCGTTGCCGCATCTACTCAAAGGCAGTCACGCCGTGGCGACCATTCCCGCTCATGCAGCGCGAAGCATCGCGACAATCACCGGGCTGGCATTGCTGCCCTGCCCTTTGGCGCTGCCGCGCTATCCGATCGAACTGGGTTGGCGCACCAGCACCCAGCTCGATCCGGTGGTCGTTAAAGTGCGAGAAGCGATTATCTCCATCTTCTAG
- a CDS encoding carbon-nitrogen hydrolase family protein encodes MPTSIVAALQIGASPGGKADTLDQILSYENAIVEAGAGLVVMPEALLGGYPKGEGFGTQLGYRLPEGREAFARYFANAIDVPGIETEVLAGLSSRTGANLVVGVIERAGSTLYCTALHFDPQAGLVARHRKLMPTGTERLIWGKGDGSTLPVIDSQVGRIGAVICWENMMPLLRTAMYAKGVEVWCAPTVDEREMWQVSMRHIAHEGRCFVVSACQVQASPQALGLDIANWPADRPLIAGGSVIVGPMGDILAGPLRDGSGLLTAEIDTDDLVRARYDYDVVGHYARADVFELTVDERAKPGVRFIS; translated from the coding sequence ATGCCCACATCCATTGTTGCCGCCCTGCAAATCGGTGCTTCGCCGGGCGGTAAAGCTGACACCCTGGACCAGATCCTGTCCTATGAAAACGCGATCGTCGAAGCCGGGGCCGGTCTGGTGGTGATGCCCGAAGCCCTGTTGGGCGGCTATCCCAAGGGTGAAGGCTTCGGCACGCAACTGGGTTATCGACTGCCCGAAGGGCGTGAAGCGTTTGCCCGATATTTCGCCAATGCCATTGACGTTCCCGGCATCGAAACCGAGGTGCTGGCCGGGCTGTCCTCGCGCACCGGGGCCAATCTGGTCGTGGGTGTGATCGAACGGGCAGGCAGCACCTTGTATTGCACCGCGTTGCATTTCGATCCACAGGCCGGGCTGGTTGCCAGACATCGAAAACTGATGCCCACAGGCACCGAACGGTTGATCTGGGGCAAGGGCGATGGCTCGACGTTACCGGTGATCGACAGCCAGGTCGGGCGAATCGGCGCTGTGATTTGCTGGGAAAACATGATGCCGCTACTGCGTACCGCGATGTACGCCAAAGGCGTGGAGGTGTGGTGCGCACCGACAGTGGACGAGCGGGAGATGTGGCAAGTCAGCATGCGCCACATTGCCCACGAAGGGCGTTGCTTCGTGGTCAGCGCCTGTCAGGTTCAGGCTTCGCCGCAAGCCTTGGGGCTAGACATCGCCAATTGGCCGGCGGACCGGCCACTGATTGCCGGCGGCAGCGTCATCGTCGGCCCAATGGGCGACATTTTGGCCGGACCGCTGCGCGATGGCTCCGGTTTGCTTACCGCCGAAATCGATACCGATGACCTCGTCCGAGCTCGATACGACTACGACGTGGTCGGGCATTACGCGCGTGCGGACGTGTTCGAGCTCACCGTCGACGAGCGCGCCAAACCCGGGGTTCGCTTCATCTCCTGA
- a CDS encoding AMP-binding protein, with the protein MRDYLSATSQFNYQHTVDAALAGDLTALNACVECCDRHALPGRIALFWEGRDGASATYTFSDLQEKAARFANFLLAQGVKKGDKVAGLLPRNIELLITVFATWRIGAVYQPLFTAFGPKAIEHRLSSSGAKVVVTDAVNRSKLAEVADCPTIVTVAGAKGQGIVRGDFSFWAELANYPATCDPVLLSGEDPFLLMFTSGTTGPSKALSVPLKAIVAFESYTRDAVDLRPEDAFWNVADPGWAYGIYFGVTGPMAMGHPITFYDGPFTLESTCRVINKYAITNLTGSPTAYRLLIAGGDEFAKSIKGKLRIVSSAGEPLNPEVIRWFADNLGVVIHDHYGQTELGMVLCNHHGLEHPIHMGAAGFASPGHRIVVLDDDYKELGVGQPGILAIDRSQSPMCWFAGYEGGPTKAFVGNYYLSGDTVEWNPDGSISFVGRSDDVITTSGYRVGPFDVESALIEHPAVVEAAVVGKPDPERTELVKAFVVLSPQYRAAPELAEELRQHVRKRLAAHSYPREIEFVSELPKTPSGKLQRFILRNQEIAKAQEAAAKNVSA; encoded by the coding sequence ATGCGCGATTACTTGTCTGCTACTTCTCAGTTCAACTATCAACACACCGTCGATGCTGCACTCGCCGGTGATCTGACAGCCCTCAACGCCTGTGTCGAATGTTGCGATCGCCATGCCTTGCCGGGCCGAATCGCCCTGTTCTGGGAAGGTCGCGACGGCGCCAGCGCGACTTACACCTTCAGCGACCTGCAAGAAAAGGCTGCACGCTTCGCCAATTTCCTGCTCGCGCAAGGCGTGAAAAAAGGCGACAAGGTTGCCGGTCTCCTGCCACGTAATATCGAACTGCTGATCACCGTGTTCGCCACCTGGCGCATCGGTGCGGTGTATCAACCGCTGTTTACCGCGTTTGGCCCCAAAGCCATTGAGCACCGTCTGAGCAGCTCTGGCGCCAAAGTGGTGGTCACCGACGCGGTCAACCGCTCGAAACTCGCCGAAGTCGCCGATTGCCCGACCATCGTCACCGTCGCTGGCGCCAAAGGGCAGGGCATCGTGCGCGGTGATTTCAGTTTCTGGGCCGAACTGGCCAATTATCCTGCGACTTGCGATCCGGTGCTGCTGAGCGGCGAAGACCCCTTCCTGCTGATGTTTACCTCGGGCACTACCGGCCCTTCGAAAGCGCTGTCGGTACCGCTCAAGGCTATTGTCGCTTTCGAGAGCTACACACGCGACGCCGTGGATTTGCGTCCCGAAGACGCGTTCTGGAACGTCGCCGATCCGGGTTGGGCCTACGGCATCTACTTTGGTGTCACAGGTCCCATGGCCATGGGGCATCCGATCACCTTTTACGATGGTCCGTTCACCCTCGAAAGCACGTGCCGGGTGATCAACAAATACGCAATTACCAACCTCACCGGTTCGCCGACCGCGTACCGTCTGTTGATTGCCGGCGGCGATGAATTCGCCAAATCGATCAAGGGCAAACTGCGCATTGTCAGCAGCGCGGGGGAGCCGCTGAACCCGGAAGTGATTCGCTGGTTCGCCGACAACCTCGGCGTGGTCATTCACGACCATTACGGACAGACCGAACTGGGCATGGTGCTGTGCAACCACCATGGCCTGGAGCATCCGATTCATATGGGCGCCGCCGGTTTTGCTTCGCCCGGTCACCGCATCGTGGTGCTGGATGACGACTACAAGGAACTGGGTGTCGGCCAGCCGGGCATTTTGGCCATCGATCGCAGCCAGTCGCCGATGTGCTGGTTCGCGGGTTATGAAGGCGGGCCAACCAAGGCCTTCGTGGGTAACTATTACCTGAGCGGCGACACCGTCGAGTGGAACCCGGATGGCAGCATCAGTTTCGTTGGGCGCAGTGATGATGTGATCACCACTTCCGGCTATCGCGTCGGGCCGTTTGATGTCGAGAGTGCGCTGATCGAACACCCGGCCGTGGTCGAAGCCGCCGTCGTCGGCAAGCCAGATCCGGAACGTACAGAACTGGTCAAGGCTTTCGTCGTGCTCAGCCCGCAATACCGCGCTGCACCGGAGCTCGCCGAAGAACTGCGCCAACACGTGCGCAAGCGTCTGGCGGCGCATTCGTACCCCCGTGAAATCGAATTTGTCAGCGAACTGCCGAAAACCCCAAGCGGCAAATTGCAGCGCTTTATTTTGCGTAATCAGGAAATCGCCAAGGCTCAAGAGGCCGCCGCGAAGAACGTTTCAGCATGA